A genomic segment from Luteibacter aegosomatis encodes:
- the flgM gene encoding flagellar biosynthesis anti-sigma factor FlgM — MTNTIKPGIQTQQPTVPPRTPNAAAGSAGQAQGGTSVRTTDDSVRITDSAKALDAASRGEGVDGKRVEAIRNRIAEGTYKPDPQAIASKFLAMEGQLGGKA; from the coding sequence ATGACCAATACCATCAAACCCGGTATCCAGACCCAGCAGCCGACGGTGCCTCCGCGCACGCCGAACGCCGCCGCGGGGTCGGCCGGCCAGGCCCAGGGCGGCACGAGCGTCCGCACCACCGACGACAGCGTGCGCATCACCGACTCGGCCAAGGCCCTGGACGCCGCCAGCCGTGGCGAAGGCGTCGACGGCAAGCGCGTCGAGGCCATCCGGAACCGGATCGCCGAAGGCACCTACAAGCCCGATCCGCAGGCCATCGCCAGCAAGTTTCTTGCGATGGAAGGCCAGCTCGGCGGCAAGGCATGA
- a CDS encoding flagellar hook assembly protein FlgD, translating to MAVDSVGSNAFGSNSSTSSQLQQQTLSQSDFLKLLVTQVTNQDPTKPMDPTQSVAQLAQFSQVAATQQLQQSFDSLASNLTGDQFVRASAMVGRDVLVPSTAGKLQDGALNGAVNVPNSGTYVNVQIKDTAGNVVRTIPLGQPDAGLTDFSWDGKSDDGTQLPDGTYQISATSGGNAADTFYRGKVEGVGASGADGTYVQVSGYGGALLSQIAQIQ from the coding sequence ATGGCCGTCGATTCCGTCGGTTCCAACGCGTTCGGCTCGAATTCGTCCACCTCGAGCCAGCTGCAGCAGCAGACGCTGTCGCAGTCCGATTTCCTGAAGCTGCTGGTCACCCAGGTGACCAACCAGGATCCCACCAAGCCCATGGACCCGACCCAGTCGGTGGCGCAGCTGGCGCAGTTTTCCCAGGTGGCGGCCACGCAGCAGCTGCAGCAGTCGTTCGACTCGCTGGCCTCCAACCTCACGGGCGACCAATTCGTGCGTGCCTCGGCGATGGTCGGCCGCGACGTGCTGGTGCCTTCCACGGCGGGCAAGCTGCAGGACGGCGCCCTCAACGGCGCGGTGAACGTGCCCAACTCGGGCACCTACGTGAACGTGCAGATCAAGGACACCGCCGGCAACGTGGTGCGCACGATCCCGCTCGGCCAGCCCGACGCCGGCCTGACCGACTTCAGCTGGGACGGCAAGTCCGACGACGGCACGCAGCTGCCGGACGGCACGTACCAGATCTCCGCTACTTCCGGCGGCAACGCGGCGGATACGTTCTACCGCGGAAAGGTGGAAGGCGTCGGCGCTTCGGGCGCCGACGGAACCTACGTGCAGGTGTCCGGTTACGGCGGTGCCCTGCTCAGCCAGATCGCGCAAATCCAGTAA
- the flgA gene encoding flagellar basal body P-ring formation chaperone FlgA gives MKRLAAAIVALSSLACPLMAAATSLDDVRDIAVAWLKENRSLPGARMEAQADSLDSRLRLADCPARPSASLPGNRPLGARVSVAVHCPVPGGWTVRVPVRVKLFTQVLVTSRPLTRGDGIGAADVHAEERDVASLAYGYIAALDQVDGRSLARPLNAGTVLTPGMLAGRQAVRVGDAVSMEATVEGVTIRADGVALGAGDAGTRVKVRNASSGRVLDAVVSGPGVVAVLP, from the coding sequence GTGAAGCGCCTCGCCGCCGCGATCGTCGCCCTGTCGTCGTTGGCCTGCCCGCTCATGGCGGCGGCCACCTCGCTCGACGACGTGCGCGACATCGCGGTGGCCTGGCTGAAGGAAAACCGTTCGCTGCCCGGCGCGCGCATGGAGGCCCAGGCCGACTCGCTCGACAGCCGGCTGCGGCTGGCCGATTGCCCGGCCAGGCCCAGCGCCTCGCTGCCCGGCAACCGCCCACTCGGTGCCCGGGTGAGCGTGGCCGTGCATTGCCCCGTGCCCGGCGGCTGGACGGTGCGCGTGCCGGTGCGCGTCAAGCTCTTCACCCAGGTGCTGGTGACCAGCCGTCCGCTCACCCGCGGCGACGGCATCGGCGCCGCCGACGTCCATGCCGAGGAGCGTGACGTCGCCTCGCTCGCCTACGGCTACATCGCGGCCCTCGACCAGGTCGACGGCCGGTCCCTCGCCCGTCCGCTCAACGCCGGCACGGTGCTTACGCCCGGCATGCTCGCCGGTCGCCAGGCCGTGCGCGTGGGCGACGCGGTAAGCATGGAGGCCACCGTCGAGGGCGTCACCATCCGTGCCGACGGCGTGGCACTGGGTGCCGGCGACGCCGGTACCCGCGTGAAGGTCCGCAACGCCTCCTCGGGCCGCGTGCTCGACGCCGTCGTCAGCGGACCGGGGGTCGTCGCCGTTCTGCCATGA
- the flgG gene encoding flagellar basal-body rod protein FlgG: protein MFTSLWIAKTGLDAQQTRMDVVSNNLANTNTTGFKRARAEFEDLTYQNRGQAGAQTTEQTQSPTGLMIGTGVRVVGTQKMFEQGGTQQTDNPYDVAINGRGFLQVTLPDGTVGYSRDGSLKRDQDGQIVTNDGYPLEPAITVPANATSLTIGKDGTVSVVTPGNPAAQQIGQIQLADFTNPAGLEPRGDNLYLETAASGAPQTGTAGLNGLGTLEQNSLETSNVNVVEEMVNMIETQRAYEMNSKAISASDQMLQFITQQT from the coding sequence ATGTTCACGTCCCTCTGGATCGCCAAGACCGGCCTCGATGCGCAACAGACGCGCATGGACGTCGTGTCGAACAACCTGGCCAACACGAATACCACGGGCTTCAAGCGCGCCCGCGCGGAGTTCGAAGACCTGACCTACCAGAACCGCGGCCAGGCCGGCGCGCAGACGACCGAACAGACCCAGTCGCCCACCGGCCTCATGATCGGCACCGGCGTGCGCGTGGTCGGCACGCAGAAAATGTTCGAACAGGGCGGTACGCAGCAGACCGACAATCCCTACGACGTGGCGATCAACGGTCGCGGCTTCCTGCAGGTGACCCTGCCGGACGGCACCGTGGGCTATTCGCGCGACGGTTCGTTGAAGCGCGACCAGGACGGCCAGATCGTCACCAACGACGGCTATCCGCTGGAGCCCGCCATCACGGTGCCGGCCAATGCCACCTCGCTCACCATCGGCAAGGACGGTACGGTCAGCGTCGTGACGCCGGGCAACCCCGCCGCGCAGCAGATCGGCCAGATCCAGCTCGCCGACTTCACCAATCCGGCCGGCCTGGAGCCGCGCGGCGACAACCTCTACCTCGAGACCGCCGCCAGCGGCGCGCCGCAGACCGGCACCGCCGGCCTCAACGGCCTGGGCACCCTCGAGCAGAACTCCCTGGAAACCTCCAACGTGAACGTGGTGGAGGAGATGGTGAACATGATCGAGACGCAGCGCGCCTACGAGATGAATTCGAAGGCGATCTCGGCTTCCGACCAGATGCTCCAGTTCATCACCCAGCAGACCTGA
- the flgF gene encoding flagellar basal-body rod protein FlgF: MDRSVYVAMTGATQVMRAQAEVAHNLANANTTGFKAELSAFQSVPVKGDGLATRINGVAQGTGWDTSGGKQMATGNDLDISVQGDGWIAVQTPDGNEGYTRAGNLRIDADGLLTDARGNPVVGGGGPITIPQASSVRIGADGTISSVPLGESPATVATTDRIKLVNPGNDQLTYGSDGLMHMIDGSQAPADANVQVVSGTVEASNVNPSEVLVKMISLSREFEMQVRSIKAADENAQSASKLLQVG; encoded by the coding sequence ATGGATCGTTCCGTCTACGTCGCGATGACCGGTGCCACGCAGGTGATGCGGGCACAGGCCGAGGTCGCGCACAACCTCGCCAACGCCAACACCACGGGCTTCAAGGCCGAACTGTCGGCCTTCCAGAGCGTGCCGGTGAAGGGCGACGGCCTGGCCACGCGCATCAACGGCGTGGCCCAGGGCACCGGCTGGGATACCTCCGGCGGCAAGCAGATGGCGACGGGCAACGACCTGGACATCTCCGTGCAGGGCGACGGCTGGATCGCGGTGCAGACGCCGGACGGCAACGAGGGCTACACGCGCGCCGGCAACCTGCGCATCGACGCCGACGGTTTGTTGACGGACGCGCGCGGCAACCCCGTCGTGGGCGGCGGCGGTCCGATCACCATTCCCCAGGCGTCCAGCGTGCGGATCGGCGCCGACGGCACCATTTCGTCGGTGCCGCTGGGCGAATCGCCCGCCACCGTCGCCACCACCGACCGGATCAAGCTGGTCAACCCGGGCAACGACCAGCTGACCTACGGCAGCGACGGCCTCATGCACATGATCGACGGCAGCCAGGCGCCCGCCGATGCGAACGTGCAGGTGGTGTCCGGCACCGTCGAAGCGAGCAACGTCAACCCTTCCGAGGTGCTCGTGAAGATGATCTCGCTCTCCCGCGAGTTCGAGATGCAGGTGCGCTCGATCAAGGCCGCCGACGAAAACGCCCAGTCGGCATCGAAATTGCTACAGGTGGGGTAA
- a CDS encoding chemotaxis protein, translating to MARPLLDTVETFTRLAGHNRVAMLLFRLGDRQAFGINVFKVREVLRRPKLERMPSMHDLVAGSFDYRGNTIPVIDLAAAMGYPPMASVDTAHLIVTEFNRSVQGFLVSDVDRIVHVDGAQMAAPPPALGYGSRVNAVTRMDGDLIAIVDVEQVLASVDPRAVEISERVQQAAHLQIASNRRLLLVDDSLVARTQLVDLFRKLDLECTVAKDGSEALQCLRNLATGPESERVALVVSDIEMPSMDGYALTRAIREDPQLRHLKVLLHSSLSGVFNEAMVARVGADRFIAKFQPDVLATAVLELLPG from the coding sequence ATGGCCCGCCCCCTCCTCGACACCGTGGAAACCTTCACCCGCCTCGCCGGCCACAACCGCGTGGCGATGCTGCTGTTCCGGCTGGGCGACCGCCAGGCGTTCGGCATCAACGTGTTCAAGGTGCGCGAGGTGCTGCGCCGGCCGAAGCTCGAGCGCATGCCGAGCATGCATGACCTGGTGGCGGGCAGCTTCGACTACCGCGGCAACACCATCCCGGTGATCGATCTCGCGGCCGCCATGGGCTATCCGCCGATGGCGAGCGTGGATACCGCGCACCTCATCGTCACCGAATTCAACCGCTCGGTGCAGGGTTTCCTCGTCTCCGACGTGGACCGCATCGTGCACGTCGACGGCGCCCAGATGGCCGCGCCGCCGCCCGCGCTGGGCTACGGCTCGCGCGTGAACGCCGTGACCCGCATGGACGGCGACCTCATCGCCATCGTCGACGTGGAGCAGGTACTCGCCAGCGTGGACCCGCGCGCGGTGGAGATCTCCGAGCGCGTGCAGCAGGCGGCGCATCTCCAGATCGCGAGCAATCGCCGCCTCCTGTTGGTGGACGATTCGCTGGTGGCCCGCACCCAGCTGGTCGACCTGTTCCGCAAGCTCGACCTCGAATGCACGGTGGCGAAGGACGGCAGCGAAGCCCTCCAGTGCCTGCGCAACCTCGCCACGGGGCCGGAAAGCGAGCGCGTGGCGCTGGTGGTGTCGGACATCGAGATGCCGTCGATGGACGGCTATGCGCTCACCCGCGCCATCCGCGAAGATCCCCAGCTCCGCCACCTCAAGGTGCTGCTGCATAGCTCGCTGAGCGGGGTCTTCAACGAAGCGATGGTCGCCCGCGTGGGGGCCGACCGGTTCATCGCCAAGTTCCAGCCCGACGTCCTCGCCACGGCCGTGCTCGAACTGTTGCCCGGCTGA
- a CDS encoding MAPEG family protein: MRITGLYAALLALLVIALSIRVSRLRRLHGHGLGDGGNRGLACAIRAHGNAVEYVPLALVLMLVLELNQTWPMLLHVFGIVLLVARIAHAMGLSGSPGYSAGRFVGAAGTLLVIIAMALLLIWQYVVIHVVTSSLA; the protein is encoded by the coding sequence ATGCGTATCACGGGACTCTATGCGGCCTTGCTGGCCTTGCTCGTCATCGCGCTCTCCATCAGGGTGAGCCGGTTGCGCCGTCTCCATGGCCATGGCCTGGGCGACGGCGGAAACCGGGGGCTGGCCTGCGCGATCCGCGCGCACGGCAACGCGGTGGAATACGTGCCGCTGGCGTTGGTCCTGATGCTGGTCCTGGAGCTCAACCAGACCTGGCCGATGCTGCTGCATGTGTTCGGCATCGTGTTGCTGGTGGCGCGCATCGCGCATGCGATGGGGCTGTCGGGATCGCCGGGGTATTCGGCAGGGCGTTTCGTCGGGGCCGCCGGGACGCTGCTGGTGATCATCGCGATGGCGTTGTTACTGATCTGGCAGTACGTGGTGATCCACGTCGTGACGTCGTCGCTGGCTTGA
- a CDS encoding methyl-accepting chemotaxis protein → MTLLWSQHVRLLAHAAATGDAARVRALAAQYPAAASALGALLKPAEPRTAPATTIQAIEQQGMVLTNAQALGGTLQELATAVEGARDAAGRLTESGARISTALDQAQAGVSGMAEAGGEGQANAGDLDGQLRLLRSALSGMSRNHAQFADYFTAIRKLTATVQDIAHQTNLVALNAAIEAARAGEAGRGFAVVADEVKQLAEKTTQATAEIDQVTQAVGEFSGHLDEAVQNSLRRLDQTQSGIAGMQTSLGRVDGVVRAARESIDSAREGMGVLQGRIAGVQAAQASLGRTANEARRQADAAARAAVLAHRLGLARLETEGELDAATLSQMIREACQGLRYALELSSRDPSGLDRRWLDTTPLMRCIDQFRLRRTDASADAVRAAGERFTAQASQYAMTLGEGRQAEATQMLPGLTRELDAIVQGLSAALSERAA, encoded by the coding sequence ATGACCCTCCTCTGGAGCCAGCACGTCCGTCTTCTCGCCCATGCCGCCGCCACGGGCGACGCCGCGCGCGTGCGCGCGCTGGCCGCGCAGTATCCGGCGGCCGCCAGCGCCCTGGGCGCCCTGCTCAAACCCGCTGAACCGCGCACGGCGCCGGCCACCACCATCCAGGCCATCGAGCAGCAGGGCATGGTGTTGACCAACGCCCAGGCCCTCGGCGGCACGCTCCAGGAACTGGCCACCGCCGTGGAGGGCGCGCGCGACGCCGCCGGGCGATTGACGGAGTCGGGCGCCAGGATTTCGACGGCCCTCGACCAGGCCCAGGCCGGCGTGTCCGGCATGGCCGAGGCCGGCGGCGAAGGCCAGGCCAACGCGGGCGACCTCGACGGCCAGTTGCGCCTGCTGCGCAGCGCCCTGTCGGGCATGAGCCGCAACCATGCGCAGTTCGCCGACTACTTCACCGCCATCCGCAAGCTCACGGCGACGGTGCAGGACATCGCCCACCAGACCAACCTCGTGGCGCTGAACGCCGCCATCGAAGCGGCGCGCGCCGGTGAGGCCGGCCGCGGTTTCGCCGTGGTGGCCGACGAGGTGAAGCAACTGGCCGAGAAGACCACCCAGGCCACCGCCGAGATCGACCAGGTGACCCAGGCCGTGGGCGAGTTCTCCGGCCACCTCGACGAGGCCGTGCAGAACAGCCTGCGCCGCCTCGACCAGACCCAATCGGGCATCGCCGGCATGCAGACCTCGCTCGGCCGCGTCGACGGCGTGGTGCGCGCCGCGCGCGAAAGCATCGACAGCGCCCGCGAAGGCATGGGTGTCCTGCAAGGCCGCATCGCCGGCGTGCAGGCCGCCCAGGCCAGCCTCGGCCGCACGGCCAACGAAGCCCGCCGCCAGGCCGATGCCGCCGCCCGCGCTGCCGTCCTCGCGCACCGCCTGGGCCTCGCCCGCCTCGAGACCGAAGGCGAGCTCGACGCCGCCACGTTGAGCCAGATGATCCGCGAGGCCTGTCAGGGCCTGCGTTACGCGTTGGAGCTTTCCTCGCGCGACCCGTCCGGCCTCGATCGCCGCTGGCTCGACACCACGCCGCTCATGCGCTGCATCGACCAGTTCCGCCTCCGCCGCACCGACGCTTCGGCCGACGCCGTGCGCGCCGCCGGCGAGCGTTTCACCGCGCAGGCCTCGCAATACGCGATGACCCTCGGCGAGGGCCGACAGGCTGAAGCCACGCAGATGCTGCCCGGCCTGACCCGTGAGCTGGATGCCATCGTGCAGGGGCTCTCGGCCGCCCTGTCGGAACGCGCCGCGTGA
- the flgH gene encoding flagellar basal body L-ring protein FlgH, whose product MNRSFARILVAALPFALLTACGMVPPTPRPMYTATMPVDPVTPAQPTGSVFADQQSMELFADPRAHRVGDILTITLVEATQASKKAATSTSKKNGSNIASPTVLGQGLRLGGKSADSALSSNNAFDGDGSSSQSNQLSGEITVTVSRRLSNGALMVQGEKWLTINQGEELVRISGIVRPQDIGADNIVASSRVADARIEYVGKGTLADSNTRGWLSRFFDSKWMPY is encoded by the coding sequence ATGAACCGTTCCTTCGCACGCATCCTCGTCGCGGCGCTGCCGTTCGCGCTGCTCACCGCCTGCGGCATGGTGCCGCCGACCCCGCGCCCGATGTACACCGCTACGATGCCGGTGGACCCGGTCACGCCCGCGCAGCCCACCGGCTCGGTGTTCGCCGACCAGCAATCGATGGAACTGTTCGCCGATCCGCGCGCGCATCGCGTGGGCGACATCCTCACCATCACCCTGGTGGAAGCCACGCAGGCCAGCAAGAAGGCCGCGACCAGCACCAGCAAGAAGAACGGCAGCAACATCGCCTCGCCGACCGTGCTCGGCCAGGGCCTGCGCCTCGGCGGCAAGAGCGCGGACAGCGCGCTGTCGAGCAACAACGCGTTCGACGGCGACGGCTCGTCGAGCCAGAGCAACCAGCTTTCCGGCGAGATCACCGTCACCGTGTCCCGGCGCCTGTCCAACGGCGCGCTGATGGTGCAGGGCGAGAAGTGGCTCACCATCAACCAGGGCGAGGAACTGGTGCGCATCTCAGGCATCGTGCGTCCGCAGGACATCGGCGCGGACAACATCGTGGCGTCCAGCCGCGTGGCCGACGCACGCATCGAATACGTGGGCAAGGGCACGCTGGCCGATTCGAACACGCGTGGCTGGCTGTCGCGTTTCTTCGATTCGAAGTGGATGCCGTACTGA
- a CDS encoding flagella synthesis protein FlgN translates to MTQQRSDFDAALVGVMGDLAREVDALHAHLIEERMVLDKADAAALEAVGRAKSASLDRIDRLDAERRQLSDASGIDSLNDARWSHTVERLLECRRINETNGRIVGQRMGQIRQALAVISGDAPNGSTYGPDGAARIKLRSATLAQV, encoded by the coding sequence ATGACGCAGCAGCGCTCCGATTTCGACGCGGCCCTCGTCGGCGTCATGGGCGACCTCGCCCGTGAGGTCGACGCCCTGCATGCCCACCTGATCGAGGAGCGCATGGTGCTGGACAAGGCCGACGCCGCCGCGCTCGAAGCGGTGGGCCGCGCGAAAAGCGCCTCGCTGGATCGCATCGACCGGCTCGACGCGGAGCGCCGCCAGCTCAGCGACGCCTCGGGCATCGATTCGCTCAACGACGCACGCTGGTCGCACACCGTCGAGCGCCTGCTCGAGTGCCGCCGCATCAACGAAACCAACGGCCGCATCGTAGGCCAGCGCATGGGCCAGATCCGCCAGGCCCTCGCCGTGATCTCCGGCGACGCGCCCAACGGCTCCACCTACGGCCCCGACGGCGCCGCCCGGATAAAGCTCCGTTCCGCGACCCTCGCCCAGGTTTGA
- a CDS encoding EAL and HDOD domain-containing protein → MAANPQPTAVNDDGILPIVRVPILDRKQALFAYELLFPRPAGSDIEAASLTHTQATLSAIADGSLKRLVRDNRAFLHMSRDLLMQHADILRHNARLSASISAEVGNDEQLLLRLRELKGQGCLFMLEDFTLPADPLHRAGVDALLRIVQFAKVAVDHRHPVAARAHMDYVHAFGVKVIVTGVDTHETFVDYADQDVDGFQGKYLLRPERVDMPRLTPSKLGVLRLMGALQDPDNGPVELGKIIRDDAILSYKLLGCVNSAYFALPRQLKSVEQAAVFFGVNRMRNWIFTMAVSGMDERPPELLRLALIRAHMCEQLARSVKPELQEMAFTAGLFSLLDTLMNVSMAYVLEHLPLALEIREALLEGVGPFAPILDQIRHWEQGEIDGDSASHEQQMLKMATIYHDAASWADHVYAFADGSASAED, encoded by the coding sequence ATGGCAGCGAATCCCCAGCCGACAGCGGTGAACGACGATGGCATCCTGCCCATCGTTCGCGTCCCGATCCTCGATCGCAAGCAGGCGTTGTTCGCCTACGAACTCCTCTTCCCGCGCCCGGCCGGCTCCGACATCGAAGCCGCGTCGCTCACGCATACGCAGGCCACGCTCAGCGCCATCGCCGACGGCAGCCTCAAGCGACTGGTGCGCGACAACCGCGCCTTCCTGCACATGTCGCGCGACCTGCTCATGCAGCACGCCGACATCCTTCGCCACAACGCGCGTCTGAGCGCCAGCATCAGCGCCGAGGTGGGCAACGACGAACAGCTGCTGCTGCGCCTGCGCGAACTGAAAGGCCAGGGCTGCCTGTTCATGCTGGAGGATTTCACCCTTCCCGCCGATCCGCTGCATCGCGCCGGCGTCGACGCGTTGCTGCGCATCGTGCAGTTCGCCAAGGTAGCCGTGGACCATCGCCATCCGGTGGCCGCGCGCGCGCACATGGATTACGTGCACGCCTTCGGCGTCAAGGTGATCGTCACCGGCGTGGACACGCACGAGACCTTCGTCGACTACGCCGACCAGGACGTCGACGGCTTCCAGGGCAAGTACCTGCTTCGTCCCGAGCGCGTGGACATGCCGCGCCTCACGCCCAGCAAGCTCGGCGTGCTGCGCCTGATGGGCGCCCTGCAGGATCCGGACAACGGCCCCGTCGAACTGGGCAAGATCATCCGCGACGACGCCATCCTCAGCTACAAGCTGCTGGGCTGCGTGAATTCCGCCTATTTCGCCCTGCCCCGCCAGTTGAAGTCGGTGGAACAGGCGGCGGTGTTCTTCGGCGTCAACCGCATGCGCAACTGGATTTTCACCATGGCCGTGTCGGGCATGGACGAGCGTCCGCCCGAACTGCTGCGCCTGGCGCTCATCCGTGCGCACATGTGCGAGCAGCTCGCCCGCAGCGTGAAGCCCGAATTGCAGGAAATGGCCTTCACCGCCGGCCTGTTCTCGTTGCTCGATACGTTGATGAACGTGTCGATGGCTTACGTGCTCGAGCACCTGCCGCTCGCACTGGAAATTCGAGAGGCGCTGCTCGAGGGCGTGGGCCCGTTCGCGCCGATCCTCGACCAGATCCGCCATTGGGAACAGGGCGAGATCGACGGCGATTCGGCATCGCATGAACAGCAGATGCTCAAGATGGCCACCATCTACCACGATGCGGCGAGCTGGGCCGATCACGTGTATGCGTTCGCCGACGGGTCGGCGTCGGCCGAAGACTGA
- the flgB gene encoding flagellar basal body rod protein FlgB, whose amino-acid sequence MIDHSDPLFGAHAQALGLWQRRAEVISSNLANADTPGFLARDLDFRKVMSAATGAMDGDRLPMAATEAGHIGGNPAVAMADGDKLAYRVETQPSMDGNTVDTQVEQAQFAGNAIHYQASLSFITGQIHAMRLAITGTAS is encoded by the coding sequence ATGATCGACCACTCCGATCCACTGTTCGGCGCACATGCGCAGGCCCTGGGCCTGTGGCAGCGCCGTGCCGAGGTCATTTCGTCGAACCTCGCCAATGCCGACACGCCGGGGTTCCTCGCTCGCGACCTCGACTTCCGCAAGGTGATGTCCGCCGCCACGGGCGCGATGGATGGCGATCGCCTCCCCATGGCCGCCACCGAGGCGGGCCACATCGGCGGCAATCCCGCCGTGGCCATGGCCGACGGCGACAAGCTCGCCTACCGCGTCGAAACCCAGCCGTCGATGGACGGCAACACGGTGGATACCCAGGTGGAGCAGGCCCAGTTCGCCGGCAACGCCATCCACTACCAGGCCTCGTTGAGCTTCATCACGGGGCAGATCCACGCCATGCGCCTGGCCATCACGGGTACCGCATCATGA
- the flgC gene encoding flagellar basal body rod protein FlgC — MSLLKIFDVAGSGMAAQSARLNTTASNMANADSVASSEATAYRARQPMFAAVQQQVNGQMENAGVRTLGVSESQAPVQSRYEPANPMADANGYVYSSNVNPVDELVNMISASRSYQNNVEVMNSAKQLMQKTLDLGK, encoded by the coding sequence ATGAGCTTGCTGAAGATCTTCGACGTCGCCGGTTCCGGCATGGCCGCGCAGTCCGCGCGCCTGAACACCACCGCCAGCAACATGGCCAACGCCGACAGCGTGGCCAGCAGCGAGGCCACGGCCTACCGCGCCCGGCAGCCGATGTTCGCGGCCGTGCAGCAGCAGGTGAACGGCCAGATGGAAAACGCGGGCGTGCGCACGCTCGGCGTCAGCGAAAGCCAGGCGCCCGTGCAGTCGCGTTACGAGCCGGCTAATCCGATGGCCGACGCCAACGGCTATGTCTATTCGAGCAACGTCAACCCGGTCGACGAGCTGGTCAACATGATCTCCGCGTCGCGCTCCTACCAGAACAACGTCGAAGTCATGAACAGCGCCAAGCAGCTCATGCAGAAGACGCTGGACCTCGGCAAATAA
- the flgE gene encoding flagellar hook protein FlgE — protein MPFDIALSGINAASADLEVTANNIANVNTVGFKGSRAEFSQVYSVAGENLAATASGSGVRVTNIAQQFGDGNLTQTGNSYDFALSGAGFFTLHDASGYSYSRAGNFHPDDDGFIVNATGQRVQVYPPTASGGFDISALSDLHITTGSAPAKASANIGITANLPSTAAAPTVTPFDPTNDKSYNNLSTFQAYDSLGATHTVNVYYVKNATANGWDVHMTMDGTQVGAAAGQQLTFSAGGAITTPATGKLDFGAASPNPGAQPIDLSLDMSKVTQFGDTFSTTAVNNDGYAAGKFSKIDVAKDGTVSAIYSNGATIPLGQLAIATFANNQGLRQLNDTNWVPSAESGQPIRGVANSGDVGQVQSGQLESSNTADLTSQLVNMIKAQRNYQANAQVISTDDQLTQTIINIRN, from the coding sequence ATGCCTTTCGATATCGCCCTCAGTGGCATCAACGCGGCTTCCGCCGACCTGGAAGTCACCGCGAACAACATCGCCAACGTCAACACCGTCGGCTTCAAGGGCTCGCGCGCCGAATTCTCCCAGGTGTACTCCGTGGCCGGCGAAAACCTCGCCGCCACCGCCTCGGGCAGCGGCGTGCGCGTAACCAACATCGCCCAGCAGTTCGGCGACGGCAACCTCACGCAGACCGGCAACTCCTACGACTTCGCCTTGAGCGGCGCGGGCTTCTTCACGCTGCACGACGCCTCGGGCTATTCGTACTCGCGCGCGGGCAACTTCCATCCCGACGACGACGGCTTCATCGTCAACGCCACGGGCCAGCGCGTGCAGGTGTATCCGCCGACGGCCTCGGGCGGCTTCGACATCTCGGCCTTGTCCGACCTGCACATCACCACCGGTTCGGCCCCGGCCAAGGCCAGCGCCAACATCGGCATCACCGCCAACCTGCCGTCGACCGCCGCCGCGCCGACGGTGACGCCGTTCGACCCGACCAACGACAAGTCGTACAACAACCTGTCCACCTTCCAGGCCTACGATTCGCTCGGCGCCACGCACACGGTGAACGTGTACTACGTGAAGAACGCCACGGCCAACGGCTGGGATGTGCACATGACGATGGACGGCACGCAGGTGGGCGCCGCCGCCGGCCAGCAGCTGACCTTCAGCGCCGGCGGCGCGATCACCACGCCCGCCACGGGCAAGCTCGACTTCGGCGCCGCCTCGCCCAACCCGGGCGCGCAGCCGATCGATCTCTCGCTCGACATGAGCAAGGTCACCCAGTTCGGCGACACCTTCTCCACCACGGCCGTCAACAACGACGGTTACGCGGCGGGCAAGTTCTCCAAGATCGACGTCGCGAAGGACGGCACGGTGTCGGCGATCTATTCCAACGGCGCCACCATTCCGCTGGGCCAGCTCGCCATCGCCACCTTCGCCAACAACCAGGGCCTGCGCCAGCTCAACGACACCAACTGGGTGCCGTCGGCCGAGTCGGGCCAGCCGATCCGCGGCGTGGCCAACTCCGGTGACGTGGGCCAGGTGCAGTCGGGCCAGCTCGAGTCGTCGAACACCGCCGACCTCACCTCGCAGCTGGTGAACATGATCAAGGCGCAGCGCAACTACCAGGCCAACGCGCAGGTCATCTCCACCGACGACCAGCTCACCCAGACGATCATCAACATCCGCAACTGA